One stretch of Aquimarina sp. Aq107 DNA includes these proteins:
- a CDS encoding PASTA domain-containing protein, which translates to MEFFKGLLRFIWSKTFLIQLVIAVAMTAILCFIALKWLDSSTNHDQRIVVPSLSKKSLDEVKMLVESKDLRFEVQDSANFNPDFPRYSVIEQNPPAGNMVKENRKIYVTLNPSGYRKIEVPDVIRKTRRQVEPRLVALGFKIGSITFKPDPSDQVLELRYKGKRLKPGDKIMKTSTIDLVVGDESGNLRLPQ; encoded by the coding sequence ATGGAATTTTTTAAAGGACTTTTGAGATTTATTTGGAGTAAGACATTTCTTATTCAACTAGTAATAGCTGTTGCTATGACGGCAATCTTATGCTTTATAGCACTAAAATGGTTGGATAGCTCTACAAACCACGATCAGCGAATAGTGGTCCCAAGCTTAAGTAAGAAGTCATTGGATGAGGTTAAAATGCTTGTGGAATCCAAAGATTTGCGATTTGAAGTTCAAGATTCAGCAAATTTCAATCCAGATTTTCCAAGATATTCAGTGATAGAACAAAATCCTCCTGCAGGAAATATGGTAAAGGAAAATAGAAAAATCTATGTTACTTTAAATCCATCGGGTTATCGAAAAATTGAAGTTCCAGATGTTATACGTAAAACTAGAAGGCAAGTAGAGCCACGATTGGTAGCTTTAGGCTTTAAGATTGGATCTATAACATTTAAACCTGATCCATCAGATCAAGTGTTAGAACTTAGATATAAAGGAAAGCGATTGAAGCCCGGAGATAAAATAATGAAAACATCAACTATTGACTTAGTAGTAGGAGATGAGAGTGGGAATTTAAGACTTCCTCAATAA
- a CDS encoding RluA family pseudouridine synthase, with protein sequence MQENPNIEELGPNEDDLYEHHRFVAGAGQVPLRVDKFLMNFVENATRNKIQQAAKDGSVFVNDIPVKSNHKVKPNDVVRVLFAHPPYENLLTPENIPLDIVYEDDVLLVVNKPAGMVVHPGHGNYSGTLINALIYHFDNLPNNSSDRPGLVHRIDKDTSGLLVIAKTEDAMTHLAKQFFDKTSEREYVAIAWGNMNEDEGTIEGNIGRHPKNRLQNTVFVGDEADKGKPAVTHYKVIERLGYVTLVSCKLETGRTHQIRVHMKHIGHTLFNDERYGGEKILKGTTFTKYKQFVENCFKVLPRQALHARTLGFIHPVTGEKMHFETSIPEDMTKCVERWRNYAKNQLDAE encoded by the coding sequence TTGCAAGAGAATCCGAATATTGAAGAATTAGGACCTAATGAAGATGACTTATATGAACATCATCGTTTTGTCGCTGGCGCAGGTCAGGTTCCACTTCGAGTGGATAAATTTTTGATGAATTTTGTTGAAAATGCTACTCGTAATAAAATACAACAAGCGGCTAAGGATGGTAGTGTTTTTGTAAATGATATCCCTGTAAAGTCAAATCATAAGGTGAAACCAAATGATGTGGTTAGAGTTTTGTTTGCTCATCCCCCTTATGAGAATTTGTTAACTCCAGAAAATATTCCATTAGACATTGTATACGAAGATGATGTTTTGTTAGTGGTTAATAAACCTGCCGGAATGGTAGTGCATCCAGGTCATGGAAATTATTCAGGAACCTTAATTAATGCATTAATCTATCATTTCGACAATCTCCCAAATAATAGTAGTGATCGTCCTGGATTGGTGCATCGTATAGATAAAGATACTAGTGGGTTGTTAGTAATAGCAAAAACCGAAGATGCTATGACACACCTAGCAAAACAGTTTTTTGATAAAACTTCAGAGCGAGAATACGTTGCCATCGCTTGGGGTAATATGAATGAAGATGAAGGAACTATTGAAGGTAATATTGGACGTCACCCTAAGAATAGGTTGCAAAACACAGTTTTTGTGGGAGATGAAGCTGATAAAGGAAAACCGGCAGTTACGCATTATAAAGTTATAGAGCGTTTAGGGTATGTAACCTTAGTTTCTTGCAAATTAGAAACAGGAAGAACACACCAGATTCGTGTGCATATGAAACATATAGGCCATACCTTATTTAATGATGAACGTTATGGAGGAGAAAAAATTCTGAAAGGAACCACTTTTACTAAATATAAACAGTTTGTAGAAAACTGTTTTAAGGTGTTGCCAAGGCAAGCACTGCATGCTAGGACTTTAGGCTTTATACATCCTGTAACCGGTGAGAAAATGCATTTTGAAACTTCTATACCAGAGGATATGACAAAATGTGTAGAGCGTTGGAGGAATTATGCTAAGAATCAATTGGATGCCGAATGA